From a region of the Tenggerimyces flavus genome:
- a CDS encoding GNAT family N-acetyltransferase — protein MDQSPWPLRDLRITTPGLELRFPNDDDLMTLAAHAAKEDYDPSVPAFAVKEDTPTLRSRRFLQRAWNAWSGWKPEQWVLDLVAVVDGETVGHQLAWARGFDVLREVETASWVARAHQGRGLGTLMRAAMLGFVFSGLESSYATSSARTDAKASHAVSRKLGYVEDGILRVATNGEAFTLQRYRISREQFEARGFAPVEIHGLEACRDMFGL, from the coding sequence ATGGATCAGTCTCCCTGGCCGCTGCGCGATCTGCGCATCACCACTCCGGGGCTCGAGCTCCGGTTTCCGAACGACGACGACCTGATGACGCTGGCCGCGCACGCCGCCAAGGAGGACTACGACCCTTCGGTCCCCGCGTTCGCGGTCAAGGAGGACACGCCGACGCTGCGGTCGCGGCGGTTCCTGCAGCGGGCCTGGAACGCGTGGTCCGGCTGGAAGCCCGAGCAGTGGGTCCTCGACCTGGTGGCGGTCGTCGACGGCGAGACGGTGGGGCACCAGCTGGCTTGGGCGCGGGGGTTCGATGTCTTGCGCGAGGTCGAGACGGCGTCCTGGGTCGCGCGTGCGCATCAAGGGCGGGGCTTGGGGACGCTGATGCGGGCGGCGATGCTCGGGTTCGTCTTCTCGGGGTTGGAGTCCTCGTACGCGACGTCCTCGGCACGGACGGACGCCAAGGCTTCGCATGCCGTGTCGCGGAAGCTCGGGTACGTCGAGGACGGGATCCTGCGGGTGGCGACGAACGGCGAGGCCTTCACGCTGCAGCGGTATCGGATCTCGCGGGAGCAGTTCGAGGCTCGCGGGTTCGCGCCGGTGGAGATCCACGGGCTCGAGGCCTGCCGGGACATGTTCGGTCTCTAG
- a CDS encoding alpha/beta hydrolase, which produces MSVRSDPRFAVETEAFLELLGPRDEPVSLDDLVASRTAPRNPALFGTAPPIAIREDLVLDLPGRDVRARLYRDDAETPAPLLLWLHGGGFVAGALDDVDVVCTGLAKQARVNVVSLDYRLAPEHPFPAGLDDTYDAIAWLHTHKARLGGDGEVLAGGQSAGANLVAAACLRARDEGGPRVARQLLCYPSVGMHRDTASQRLFDGVVLNSKHSHWFDELYLAGQEVTPYVAPLQAPSHADLPRALVIGAGRDPLRDDARDYAKALENAGVETEYVEYADTPHAFLQFAGMLPTAVRAAIGDLSVYLP; this is translated from the coding sequence GTGAGCGTCCGCAGTGACCCGCGGTTCGCCGTCGAGACCGAGGCGTTCCTCGAGCTGCTCGGCCCGCGGGACGAGCCCGTCAGCCTCGACGACCTCGTCGCCAGCCGTACCGCGCCGCGCAACCCCGCGTTGTTCGGGACGGCGCCACCGATAGCCATCCGCGAGGACCTCGTCCTCGACCTCCCGGGCCGCGACGTCCGCGCCCGCCTCTATCGCGACGACGCGGAGACACCGGCGCCGCTGCTGCTGTGGCTGCACGGCGGCGGCTTCGTCGCCGGAGCGCTCGACGACGTCGACGTCGTCTGCACCGGTTTGGCCAAGCAGGCAAGGGTGAACGTCGTCTCGCTCGACTACCGGCTCGCACCCGAGCACCCGTTCCCCGCCGGCCTCGACGACACGTACGACGCGATCGCCTGGCTGCACACGCACAAGGCAAGACTCGGTGGCGACGGCGAGGTGCTGGCGGGAGGCCAGAGCGCCGGCGCCAACCTCGTCGCCGCGGCCTGCCTGCGCGCCCGCGACGAGGGCGGCCCGCGCGTGGCGAGGCAGCTGCTCTGCTATCCCTCCGTCGGGATGCACCGTGACACCGCGTCGCAACGGCTCTTCGACGGCGTCGTCCTGAACAGCAAGCACTCGCACTGGTTCGACGAGCTCTACCTCGCCGGCCAGGAGGTCACGCCGTACGTCGCCCCGCTCCAGGCGCCAAGCCACGCGGATCTCCCGAGAGCGCTCGTAATAGGCGCCGGCCGCGACCCGCTCCGCGACGACGCCCGCGACTACGCCAAGGCGCTGGAGAACGCGGGCGTCGAGACGGAGTACGTCGAGTACGCCGACACCCCGCACGCGTTCTTGCAGTTCGCCGGCATGCTGCCCACCGCGGTGCGCGCGGCGATCGGCGACCTCAGCGTGTATCTGCCCTAG
- a CDS encoding LysR family transcriptional regulator — protein MLQVDRLRALHAVATHGSVSAAAAALHVTTSAVSQQLAKLERETDSQLIERNGRGVRLTDAARLLVEHADGILRLVERAESDFEAHRGQVVGQLSIGAFATAARGLLPETLGVLGERYPRLTVSMQEVEPPAALRDVVRGGLDLAIVQDWHSLPLGLPDGLERATLLDDVADVVVPAGHRFADREVVDVAELIGEPWVTSPPGAVCHDLLVHTVRSYDAELRIVHMAAEYETQLKLIAGGFGLAIYPRLGRGPVPPGVVLLRTEPRLLRSVYVVWRKQVGTRPAISATVKALQSVADVVSARADTR, from the coding sequence ATGCTCCAGGTCGACCGCCTCCGCGCGCTGCACGCCGTCGCGACCCACGGCTCGGTGAGCGCGGCCGCCGCCGCGTTGCACGTCACCACCTCCGCGGTGTCCCAGCAGCTCGCCAAGCTCGAACGCGAGACCGACTCCCAGCTGATCGAGCGGAACGGCCGCGGCGTACGGCTCACCGACGCCGCCCGGCTGCTCGTCGAGCACGCCGACGGCATCCTCAGGCTCGTCGAGCGGGCCGAGTCCGACTTCGAGGCGCATCGCGGCCAGGTCGTCGGCCAGCTCTCGATCGGCGCGTTCGCGACCGCGGCACGCGGACTGCTGCCCGAAACCCTCGGCGTCCTCGGCGAGCGCTATCCCCGGCTCACCGTCTCGATGCAAGAGGTCGAGCCGCCGGCCGCGCTGCGGGACGTGGTGCGAGGCGGGCTCGACCTGGCGATCGTGCAGGACTGGCACAGCCTGCCGCTCGGCCTGCCCGACGGCCTGGAGCGCGCGACGTTGCTCGACGACGTGGCCGACGTGGTCGTTCCGGCAGGGCATCGATTCGCCGATCGCGAGGTCGTCGACGTGGCGGAGCTCATCGGCGAGCCGTGGGTGACGTCGCCGCCCGGCGCGGTGTGTCACGACCTGCTCGTGCACACCGTGCGTTCGTACGACGCCGAGCTGCGGATCGTGCACATGGCGGCGGAGTACGAGACTCAGTTGAAGCTCATCGCGGGCGGGTTCGGCCTCGCGATCTACCCGCGGCTAGGGCGCGGGCCGGTGCCGCCGGGCGTGGTGTTGCTGCGTACGGAACCCAGGCTGCTGCGTTCGGTGTACGTCGTCTGGCGCAAGCAGGTGGGCACGCGGCCGGCGATCTCCGCCACGGTGAAGGCGCTGCAGTCGGTCGCGGATGTCGTCAGCGCTAGGGCAGATACACGCTGA
- a CDS encoding EamA family transporter codes for MRPRHVLLALIVAAIWGFNFVVIDVGVNEFPPLLFAALRFAVVAIPAVFFVGMPKVQWRWILLISVGVCAGQFGLLFTAIHAGMPAGLASLVLQAQAIFTLVLGSIFLGERIQLRQVLGLAIAFGGIALVGFDLGQGSPLVAFALCIGAAAAWAVGNVGIRKARATNILNMWVWVSLLAPVPLLALSLVFEGPRADLEALRNLSLPGIASLAYIAYISTLVGYGIWGVLMRRYNAGVVAAYALLVPIFGLSSAAVFLDERITPTRIVAGVLIVGGVALTSLRLRRKKAEPVTEPQRDSYATPG; via the coding sequence ATGCGCCCCCGCCACGTCCTGCTCGCGCTGATCGTCGCCGCGATCTGGGGCTTCAACTTCGTCGTGATCGACGTCGGTGTGAACGAGTTCCCGCCCCTGCTGTTCGCCGCGCTGCGGTTCGCGGTGGTCGCGATCCCGGCGGTGTTCTTCGTCGGCATGCCGAAGGTGCAGTGGCGGTGGATCCTGCTGATCAGCGTCGGCGTCTGCGCGGGCCAGTTCGGCCTGCTGTTCACGGCGATCCACGCGGGCATGCCGGCCGGCCTCGCGTCGCTGGTGCTGCAGGCACAGGCGATCTTCACCCTCGTCCTCGGGTCGATCTTCCTTGGCGAACGGATCCAGCTGCGCCAGGTCCTCGGGCTCGCGATCGCGTTCGGCGGCATCGCGCTCGTCGGGTTCGACCTCGGCCAGGGCAGCCCGCTGGTCGCGTTCGCGCTGTGCATCGGCGCCGCGGCGGCGTGGGCCGTCGGGAACGTCGGCATCCGCAAGGCGCGGGCGACGAACATCCTGAACATGTGGGTGTGGGTCAGCCTGCTCGCGCCCGTACCGCTCCTCGCGTTGTCGCTGGTCTTCGAAGGGCCGCGGGCCGACCTCGAGGCGCTGCGCAACCTGTCATTGCCGGGGATCGCGTCGCTCGCGTACATCGCGTACATCTCCACGCTGGTGGGGTACGGCATCTGGGGCGTGCTGATGCGCCGCTACAACGCCGGCGTGGTGGCGGCGTACGCACTGCTGGTGCCGATCTTCGGCCTGTCGTCCGCGGCGGTGTTCCTGGACGAACGGATCACGCCGACGCGCATCGTCGCTGGCGTGCTGATCGTCGGCGGGGTGGCGCTGACGAGCCTGCGGCTGCGGAGGAAGAAGGCCGAGCCGGTCACCGAGCCGCAACGCGACTCCTACGCGACGCCAGGCTGA